In one Vibrio sp. VB16 genomic region, the following are encoded:
- a CDS encoding APC family permease, with the protein MDTQSSGGKMGVGSLALFSLCAVIVVDTLTASASIGVSAIGWWLVTLVVFVIPYGLITSELGTTYPGDGGIYDWVKKAFGYKWAVRTTWFYWINVGLWMPAVYIMFAGMFAELFYPELAMVWQIAICIVLTWLTIWVCNVSVDVGVWVTSAGAILKIIVISVLGFGGFFYALKNGVANEFSFSAMLPSLDTGVAFLPALVFNLMGFELVATMTKEMKDVRDMPKSIFLAAGITAFLYVFGTVGILLALPVEDIGLVAGIIDTLRKLFGDSAVGHFMVYAIGIMALLTFIGNMVTWTMGASRAAAEAASEGELPEIVGKMSEKHDTPVGANNITGMVSTVVILAYAVFAQGSDELFWSVFAFSSCVFLLPYLFMFPSYLKLRVSDAETERPFRVPGGIGVQWLLSIICFLVIAQAVVLFIFPDLITLNVDWVYSAPVLIGVFLTVAIGEYLLKLAVAKKVDEVNKESAETLSQSH; encoded by the coding sequence ATGGATACTCAAAGTTCTGGTGGCAAAATGGGGGTCGGTAGCCTTGCCCTATTTAGCCTATGTGCCGTTATTGTCGTCGATACATTGACTGCATCGGCGTCAATAGGCGTAAGTGCTATCGGTTGGTGGTTAGTTACCTTAGTTGTCTTTGTCATCCCCTACGGACTTATAACATCAGAACTGGGCACGACTTATCCCGGAGATGGCGGTATTTACGATTGGGTTAAAAAAGCATTTGGATACAAATGGGCCGTAAGAACAACGTGGTTTTACTGGATTAATGTGGGCTTGTGGATGCCTGCGGTTTACATCATGTTTGCGGGAATGTTTGCCGAATTATTCTATCCAGAACTGGCGATGGTTTGGCAAATCGCTATCTGTATCGTCTTAACTTGGTTAACTATTTGGGTCTGTAATGTCTCAGTAGATGTTGGCGTGTGGGTGACCAGCGCAGGTGCTATTCTTAAAATTATTGTTATCTCTGTCCTTGGTTTTGGTGGCTTTTTCTATGCACTAAAAAATGGGGTTGCTAACGAATTCTCTTTCTCTGCAATGTTGCCAAGTTTAGATACTGGCGTCGCTTTCCTTCCTGCTCTCGTCTTCAACCTTATGGGTTTCGAGCTTGTTGCGACCATGACTAAAGAGATGAAAGATGTTCGAGATATGCCTAAATCTATCTTCTTAGCGGCGGGAATTACCGCGTTCTTATACGTGTTTGGTACCGTAGGTATTTTACTGGCGTTGCCTGTAGAAGATATTGGCCTCGTAGCGGGCATCATCGACACTCTTCGCAAGCTATTTGGTGACAGCGCAGTGGGTCACTTCATGGTGTACGCGATCGGTATTATGGCGCTACTGACTTTCATCGGAAATATGGTGACATGGACGATGGGTGCTAGCCGTGCCGCAGCAGAGGCCGCAAGTGAAGGTGAACTTCCTGAAATCGTTGGCAAGATGTCTGAAAAACACGACACGCCTGTCGGTGCGAATAACATCACGGGGATGGTTTCTACCGTTGTGATCTTGGCCTACGCCGTATTTGCCCAAGGTAGCGATGAACTATTTTGGTCTGTATTTGCCTTCTCTAGCTGTGTGTTCTTACTTCCTTATCTATTCATGTTCCCTTCTTACCTCAAACTTCGTGTAAGCGATGCAGAAACTGAGCGTCCTTTCCGAGTTCCGGGTGGAATTGGCGTGCAATGGTTGCTGAGTATCATCTGCTTTTTGGTTATTGCTCAAGCCGTTGTGCTTTTCATTTTCCCAGACTTAATCACACTCAACGTCGATTGGGTTTACAGCGCGCCTGTTCTTATCGGTGTATTCCTTACCGTTGCTATCGGCGAGTATTTATTGAAGTTAGCCGTCGCCAAGAAAGTTGACGAAGTCAATAAAGAGTCAGCTGAAACCCTTTCTCAAAGCCATTAA
- the arcC gene encoding carbamate kinase: MNNKNPIIVVAVGGNALLQRGELMSYENQVKNIDVATKALAKLSESYRVVIVHGNGPQVGLLALQNLAYADVPPYPLDVLGAETQGMIGYLMAQGLQKYMPNGKVSTLLTQIAVDKDDPAFSDPSKFIGPIYDKKVAQEKSGEYGWSIKPDGDYWRRVVPSPYPQKIVEIDSIRTLLDADHTVICCGGGGCPIIETNTGVIGVEAVIDKDLSAATLAKQLNAEHLLILTDGENVCIDWGKPTEVALYDVTVEELQKTTFAAGSMAPKVDACCEFAQETKGTGHIGSLHKAYEIMDGQSGTHIRL; this comes from the coding sequence ATGAATAATAAAAATCCTATTATCGTTGTAGCAGTGGGCGGAAACGCTTTGTTGCAACGTGGCGAATTAATGAGTTACGAAAACCAAGTTAAAAATATTGATGTTGCAACAAAGGCATTGGCCAAATTGAGCGAAAGTTATAGAGTCGTTATCGTTCATGGTAATGGTCCTCAAGTCGGCTTATTGGCATTGCAAAATCTAGCGTACGCCGATGTACCGCCTTATCCATTAGATGTGTTGGGTGCAGAAACACAGGGGATGATCGGTTATCTTATGGCTCAGGGTTTACAAAAATATATGCCTAATGGCAAGGTGAGCACATTGTTGACGCAGATTGCCGTCGACAAAGATGACCCTGCATTTTCTGACCCAAGTAAGTTTATCGGCCCAATCTATGACAAGAAAGTAGCCCAAGAAAAATCAGGCGAATACGGCTGGTCTATTAAGCCTGATGGTGATTATTGGCGTCGGGTCGTCCCATCGCCTTATCCTCAAAAAATTGTCGAGATTGATAGCATTCGCACACTATTAGATGCCGATCATACTGTAATATGCTGCGGTGGCGGAGGCTGTCCAATCATTGAGACCAACACGGGTGTTATTGGGGTTGAAGCCGTAATAGATAAAGATCTTTCCGCCGCAACGCTAGCCAAGCAATTAAATGCAGAACATCTTTTAATTCTGACGGATGGTGAAAATGTTTGTATCGATTGGGGTAAACCGACAGAGGTTGCACTCTATGATGTGACCGTTGAAGAGTTGCAGAAAACTACTTTTGCCGCGGGATCAATGGCGCCTAAGGTAGACGCATGTTGTGAATTTGCACAAGAGACAAAAGGGACAGGACATATCGGTTCTTTACATAAAGCTTACGAGATAATGGATGGACAATCAGGTACACACATCCGCCTCTAA
- a CDS encoding TetR/AcrR family transcriptional regulator, producing the protein MKKESTEQRLERIHSAAIVLASKRSVDSISIYDVAKEASIAASTVYHHYPNIESLICELMKGIFEDFITVLDESIVEDEIVHWSDINRMIEQGFVSYYRQSPLAQHTLLGQHTYASVRNEDAQNDLLLGSKVEAIYRRHFVLPELPKDVNIFAIALQVADKVYSLNYRQNGEIEPEMAREALVITEAYLGAYLPKILPRT; encoded by the coding sequence ATGAAAAAAGAGTCAACAGAACAAAGGCTTGAAAGAATACATTCGGCGGCGATTGTTTTAGCATCAAAGCGCAGTGTTGATTCAATATCGATTTACGATGTCGCAAAAGAAGCCTCGATCGCCGCCTCTACTGTGTATCATCATTATCCAAATATTGAGTCGTTAATATGCGAATTGATGAAAGGGATCTTTGAAGACTTCATCACGGTTTTGGACGAGTCCATTGTCGAAGATGAGATCGTTCATTGGTCTGATATTAATCGCATGATTGAGCAAGGCTTTGTTAGTTATTACCGACAATCGCCATTGGCGCAACATACGCTGTTAGGTCAGCATACCTATGCCTCTGTCCGCAACGAAGATGCGCAAAACGACCTATTACTTGGAAGCAAGGTAGAGGCTATTTATCGTCGACATTTTGTCTTACCGGAGTTACCGAAAGACGTAAACATCTTTGCTATTGCGCTGCAAGTAGCGGATAAAGTGTACTCGCTTAACTATCGACAGAATGGCGAGATAGAGCCAGAAATGGCTCGAGAGGCGTTGGTGATTACAGAAGCGTATTTAGGTGCGTATTTACCGAAGATATTACCAAGAACCTAA
- the argF gene encoding ornithine carbamoyltransferase, which produces MKLPSSSATDLNKTNIEHMVSMKDFSVKEMDNMMELMSYLKEARKDNAVPQLFKGKSVGMIFEAGSTRTRVSFEVAATLLGGHALFLSPKDIHLGGKESIDDTSRVLSRMCDIIMARTNSPETLDGLIRMSTVPVINGLDTRFHPTQMLADLFTVKEHIKDGRTLSDLTLAFMGDATDVCRSLMLTCAKYGMGFKQIGPKKYQMEQEWIDLAETYCKESGGHIEITDDVERISDCDVVYGDSFYWVTQMDEKAERLAAFMPDYVITEELMAKAKPGAMLLHCLPANDKEEVTRGALESEYSVAFDEAENRLTAQMAILVYFSHKNTQAASEATRIAHEEKITGFLAGL; this is translated from the coding sequence ATGAAACTTCCATCTTCAAGTGCGACTGACTTAAATAAAACAAATATCGAACACATGGTTTCAATGAAAGACTTCTCAGTAAAAGAGATGGATAACATGATGGAACTGATGAGTTATTTAAAAGAGGCAAGAAAAGATAACGCAGTACCTCAGTTATTCAAAGGCAAATCTGTTGGTATGATTTTCGAAGCAGGTTCAACTCGTACTCGTGTTTCTTTTGAGGTTGCGGCAACGTTATTGGGTGGTCATGCACTGTTTTTATCCCCTAAAGATATTCATTTAGGTGGTAAAGAGTCCATTGATGATACTTCACGTGTGTTATCCCGTATGTGTGACATTATCATGGCAAGAACCAACAGTCCGGAAACGCTTGATGGGCTGATTAGAATGTCTACTGTGCCAGTCATTAATGGACTAGATACTCGCTTCCATCCTACTCAGATGCTAGCCGACTTATTCACAGTGAAAGAACACATCAAGGATGGTAGAACATTATCAGATTTGACGCTAGCGTTCATGGGAGATGCGACTGACGTATGCCGTTCTTTGATGTTAACTTGTGCTAAATACGGTATGGGTTTCAAGCAAATCGGTCCTAAGAAATACCAAATGGAGCAAGAGTGGATTGATCTAGCAGAAACGTACTGTAAAGAGTCTGGTGGTCACATTGAAATTACCGATGATGTTGAAAGAATCAGTGATTGTGATGTTGTTTACGGCGACAGTTTTTATTGGGTCACTCAAATGGATGAGAAAGCGGAGCGTTTAGCTGCATTTATGCCTGATTATGTCATTACGGAAGAGCTAATGGCGAAAGCGAAACCAGGGGCGATGCTATTGCATTGTTTACCAGCAAACGATAAAGAAGAAGTGACTCGTGGTGCGCTTGAAAGTGAGTATTCTGTTGCATTTGATGAAGCGGAAAACCGTCTGACCGCTCAAATGGCGATCCTTGTGTACTTCTCA